In one window of Chthoniobacterales bacterium DNA:
- a CDS encoding TolC family protein, translating into MRKASVYLFVCLTLVALVPLAPFLFAGTETLTELRMRQTAMPRFTLEQAVLTALMRNADIQKARQDIERTKGLYIQMRAEILPKIEALYNVQNTDPHLGSISSGSSGGLSGVPTQYSLSLQASQVVFAGGRVISNIRAAAFTRDSSYFGFRNVVDTVISTVKQQFYQVLLNRELINVQESSVNLLKSQLQDQQNRFEAGTVPRFNVLQAQVALSNQYPLLIAAQNSYRISLLQLAKTLGLDFDPMRAGQQPLEAVGTLEFHPRHIPLDMAIEMAKERRPFLKQQKAVVLSNAAQVNVARSGYFPTFSVTAGEDFRSSPISENIDQVRSGYVFGGTGSWAIWDWGATYGAVKQANAVLEQSKITLDDANRQVELEVQQQDSNLRQSAELVKATEESVGQAQEALRLASARLSAGAGTQLEVLNSRVEVTQAESNRIQALFNYNVALAEFDRVTATEVVYSNELDDAHTRDKTRTDARPTPAPKPTPLQLNHAGNRPPIQTRTTTTTRTTRTTGSK; encoded by the coding sequence GCTCACCGCGCTCATGCGCAACGCCGACATCCAGAAGGCGCGCCAGGATATTGAGCGCACTAAGGGTCTTTACATCCAGATGCGTGCGGAAATTTTGCCGAAGATCGAAGCGCTCTATAACGTTCAGAATACTGATCCTCACCTTGGCTCCATCTCGTCGGGCTCGAGTGGCGGCCTTTCCGGGGTCCCGACCCAGTACAGCCTTTCGCTTCAGGCGTCCCAGGTCGTGTTCGCCGGCGGGCGAGTCATTTCGAACATTCGCGCGGCAGCGTTCACGCGGGACAGCAGTTACTTCGGGTTTCGGAACGTCGTGGACACGGTCATTTCCACGGTGAAACAGCAGTTCTACCAGGTCTTGCTCAACCGGGAGCTGATCAACGTCCAGGAGTCTTCCGTGAACCTGCTCAAGAGCCAGTTGCAGGATCAACAGAATCGATTCGAGGCCGGCACCGTCCCGCGGTTCAACGTCCTCCAGGCCCAGGTCGCCCTGTCGAACCAATATCCGCTCCTGATTGCCGCTCAGAATAGTTACCGCATTTCGCTGCTCCAATTAGCCAAGACGCTCGGGCTCGATTTCGATCCGATGCGCGCCGGCCAGCAGCCTTTGGAGGCAGTGGGCACACTGGAGTTCCACCCGCGGCACATTCCGCTGGATATGGCGATCGAGATGGCCAAGGAGCGGCGGCCGTTCCTGAAGCAACAGAAGGCGGTGGTCCTGAGTAATGCCGCCCAGGTCAACGTGGCGCGCTCTGGTTATTTCCCAACCTTCAGCGTCACCGCCGGCGAAGATTTCCGCAGTTCGCCAATCAGCGAAAACATCGACCAGGTCCGCTCGGGGTATGTTTTTGGGGGCACCGGTTCGTGGGCGATCTGGGATTGGGGCGCGACTTACGGGGCGGTCAAACAAGCCAACGCCGTGCTCGAGCAATCAAAGATCACGCTGGACGACGCCAATCGGCAGGTGGAACTGGAAGTGCAGCAACAGGATTCGAACCTGAGACAGAGCGCCGAACTGGTGAAAGCGACCGAGGAAAGTGTCGGGCAAGCCCAGGAAGCGCTGCGCCTCGCGAGCGCGCGTTTGAGCGCGGGCGCCGGAACGCAGTTGGAAGTGCTGAACTCGCGGGTGGAAGTGACCCAGGCGGAGTCGAACCGGATCCAGGCGCTCTTTAATTACAACGTTGCCCTGGCTGAATTCGATCGTGTGACCGCGACCGAGGTGGTCTATTCCAACGAGCTCGATGACGCGCATACGCGCGACAAGACCAGGACCGACGCCAGACCGACCCCGGCGCCGAAGCCGACGCCGCTCCAATTGAACCACGCCGGGAATCGCCCGCCGATTCAAACCCGAACGACGACGACGACGCGCACCACGCGCACGACGGGCAGTAAGTGA
- a CDS encoding polyphenol oxidase family protein, producing the protein MSEARLPVEHFPALSALPGIVHGFTLRSPGIEMSHDKQEALARLDGVHRDIREQHGLGSMPFVTAQQVHGNRIGVVDDATADNACFESCDGLIAQRRGICLGIYVADCCAVYLVDPVRKAIGLVHSGKKGTELGIAASAIKAMTEHFGSRASDLVVQLSPCIRPPHYEIDFAAEIVRQCRALGVASVQDCGVCTACDLNRYYSYRAQKGRTGRMLAFLALP; encoded by the coding sequence GTGAGCGAAGCGCGGCTGCCGGTCGAACATTTCCCGGCGCTGAGCGCGCTGCCAGGGATAGTTCACGGTTTCACGCTGCGTTCGCCCGGCATCGAAATGTCGCACGACAAGCAGGAGGCGCTGGCCCGGCTGGATGGCGTCCATCGAGATATCCGGGAGCAACATGGACTCGGTTCGATGCCGTTCGTTACCGCGCAGCAGGTGCACGGAAACCGGATCGGCGTTGTCGATGACGCGACTGCTGACAACGCTTGTTTTGAAAGCTGTGATGGCCTCATCGCGCAGCGGCGGGGCATTTGCCTCGGTATTTATGTTGCCGATTGCTGCGCCGTTTATCTCGTCGATCCGGTCCGCAAGGCGATAGGGTTGGTGCATTCCGGAAAGAAAGGGACCGAGCTTGGTATTGCGGCCAGCGCCATCAAGGCCATGACGGAGCATTTTGGTTCGCGCGCCTCGGATCTCGTCGTCCAACTCAGTCCGTGCATTCGACCCCCGCATTATGAAATCGATTTCGCGGCGGAAATTGTGCGGCAATGCCGCGCTCTCGGGGTGGCGTCCGTGCAGGACTGCGGCGTTTGCACCGCGTGCGACCTGAATCGCTATTATTCCTATCGCGCCCAAAAAGGCCGCACCGGGCGGATGCTGGCGTTCCTGGCGCTTCCATAA
- the lpxA gene encoding acyl-ACP--UDP-N-acetylglucosamine O-acyltransferase, with translation MKIHPTAIVDEGAQIGADVEIGPYSVIGGEVIIGEKCVIQSHVVIEGSVKMGPGNFIGHGAVIGAAPQELGFSPQTKSTVEIGSGNVIREHCTIHRGSTEGSATLLGDENFLMINTHLGHNCILGNGVVIANDALLAGHVRIDDRAFIGGGSRFHQGIRMGRLVMAEGRFTKNLPPFMAAAKNEVYGMNIVGLRRAGLSAAERDEVKRAFKLLYRSGLNTKQALEKAATEEFGPIGREFFEFVANAGKRGIVGYGRGATED, from the coding sequence ATGAAGATTCATCCGACCGCGATTGTCGACGAGGGCGCGCAGATCGGCGCCGACGTTGAGATTGGTCCTTATTCAGTGATCGGTGGCGAAGTCATCATTGGCGAGAAATGCGTGATTCAATCGCACGTCGTGATTGAAGGCTCGGTGAAGATGGGCCCGGGGAATTTTATCGGCCATGGCGCGGTGATCGGCGCCGCGCCGCAGGAGCTGGGGTTTTCTCCGCAAACCAAAAGCACGGTCGAAATTGGAAGCGGGAATGTCATTCGCGAGCATTGCACTATTCATCGTGGCAGCACGGAAGGAAGTGCGACGCTCCTGGGCGACGAAAATTTTCTGATGATCAACACGCACCTCGGCCACAACTGCATCCTGGGGAACGGCGTTGTGATCGCGAACGACGCTCTGCTCGCCGGCCACGTGCGAATCGACGACCGGGCGTTCATCGGCGGAGGCTCGCGTTTTCACCAGGGCATCCGGATGGGGCGGCTCGTGATGGCGGAAGGTCGGTTCACAAAAAATCTGCCGCCGTTTATGGCCGCGGCCAAGAACGAGGTTTACGGCATGAACATCGTCGGTCTGCGCCGGGCCGGCCTGAGCGCGGCGGAGCGCGATGAAGTCAAACGGGCGTTCAAGCTGCTCTATCGCAGCGGGCTCAATACGAAGCAGGCGCTGGAAAAAGCCGCGACGGAGGAGTTCGGTCCGATTGGCCGTGAGTTTTTCGAATTCGTGGCGAACGCCGGGAAGCGCGGGATCGTTGGCTACGGCCGCGGCGCGACGGAAGATTAG
- the radC gene encoding DNA repair protein RadC translates to MAQIKIREMPQDERPREKLLAHGPTALIDPELIAILLRTGLPGANAVEVARQLLKRYGSLSGLSRCSVTEIEAIPGIGKAKAIQLVAAFDLGRRLANERLSRQKLDSPELVHDLVAAEMRALHKESLRVILLDTRYHLLRMEEVSLGSVNESIAHPRDVFRPAVISSAYAVIVVHNHPSGDPSPSQSDHSLTRRLVEAAELLQIKLLDHIIIGAPAEGRPSYFSFKEAGVL, encoded by the coding sequence ATGGCCCAAATCAAAATTCGCGAAATGCCGCAGGACGAGCGGCCCCGCGAAAAATTACTCGCCCATGGACCGACGGCGCTCATCGATCCGGAATTGATCGCAATTTTGTTGCGCACCGGTTTGCCGGGCGCAAATGCCGTTGAAGTGGCACGCCAACTTTTGAAACGATACGGTTCGCTCTCCGGCTTAAGCCGCTGCTCGGTGACAGAAATCGAAGCCATTCCGGGCATCGGCAAGGCGAAGGCAATTCAGCTCGTGGCCGCTTTCGATCTTGGCCGGCGCCTCGCTAACGAGCGGCTTTCCCGCCAGAAACTCGATTCGCCTGAGCTCGTCCACGATCTCGTCGCCGCCGAGATGCGCGCTTTGCATAAGGAATCTCTCCGAGTCATTCTGCTCGATACGCGCTATCATTTGCTTCGCATGGAGGAGGTCTCGCTCGGCAGCGTCAATGAAAGCATCGCGCACCCGCGGGATGTTTTCCGCCCGGCCGTGATCTCTTCGGCCTATGCGGTCATCGTGGTCCATAACCATCCTTCCGGCGATCCTTCTCCAAGCCAGTCGGACCACAGCCTGACGAGACGTTTGGTCGAAGCCGCGGAGCTGCTCCAGATCAAATTGCTCGACCACATTATCATTGGGGCGCCTGCCGAGGGACGGCCGTCTTACTTCAGTTTCAAGGAGGCCGGCGTGCTATGA
- a CDS encoding polyprenyl synthetase family protein yields the protein MEVFADSKAHATSRDGALARVVLGVQAELDEVEARVARQAAEFDPAVEGYVTYAIGSRGKRLRPVMALLSGGVSGGITSGHIDLAVIVELIHIATLVHDDIMDEAERRRAQPTVNARWGNSLSVLLGDCLFAQALNLSTNFDNAEISRVIARAARDVCSGEIIQTQRRFDLHLSIDDYLRIIAMKTGSLFAAAAELGAVLNGADPETIRTLRDFGRKIGGAYQIFDDCLDVAGNEADIGKTLGTDLRKGKMTLPILMLLHSAPATERERYCELILEEKSGAITKLLKIDAPNGALKSSLDAGDDCLREAQAELHALPSNRYTDSLFQLGDALREMLDQFRV from the coding sequence GTGGAAGTTTTCGCTGATTCAAAGGCTCATGCTACCTCGCGCGACGGCGCTTTGGCGCGGGTCGTCCTCGGCGTCCAGGCCGAACTGGATGAAGTCGAGGCGCGCGTGGCCCGGCAGGCCGCCGAGTTCGATCCCGCGGTCGAAGGGTATGTGACGTACGCCATCGGCAGTCGCGGCAAGCGCCTCCGGCCAGTGATGGCGTTGCTCAGCGGGGGCGTCAGCGGCGGGATTACTTCGGGACATATCGACCTCGCCGTCATCGTGGAGCTGATCCACATCGCGACTCTCGTGCATGACGACATCATGGACGAAGCCGAACGGCGCCGGGCCCAACCCACGGTCAACGCGCGGTGGGGCAATTCCCTGAGCGTCCTTTTGGGAGACTGCCTCTTCGCCCAGGCGCTCAATCTTTCCACCAATTTCGACAATGCCGAAATCAGCCGCGTCATTGCCCGCGCGGCCCGGGACGTTTGCTCCGGTGAAATTATCCAGACGCAACGCCGGTTCGATCTGCATCTCAGCATCGACGATTACCTGCGCATCATCGCAATGAAGACCGGCTCGCTCTTTGCCGCTGCGGCCGAACTGGGGGCGGTCCTCAACGGGGCCGATCCCGAAACCATCCGGACCCTCCGAGATTTCGGCCGCAAGATCGGCGGCGCTTATCAGATTTTCGATGATTGCCTGGATGTCGCCGGCAATGAAGCCGACATCGGCAAGACGCTTGGAACTGATTTGCGAAAAGGAAAGATGACGTTGCCGATTCTCATGCTCTTGCATTCGGCGCCGGCGACCGAGCGCGAACGGTACTGCGAGCTCATCCTCGAGGAAAAGTCCGGCGCCATTACCAAATTGCTCAAGATCGACGCGCCAAATGGCGCCCTGAAATCTTCGCTCGATGCCGGAGACGATTGTTTGCGGGAAGCCCAGGCTGAATTGCATGCGCTCCCCTCCAATCGCTATACCGATTCGCTTTTCCAACTGGGTGACGCACTCCGGGAAATGCTCGATCAGTTTCGTGTCTGA
- the pyrF gene encoding orotidine-5'-phosphate decarboxylase has protein sequence MNSRLAEKIIVALDVATTREALKLASLLAQDVGFFKIGLQSFTANGPALVRSISDLGPRVFLDLKLHDIPNTVAKAVESAGELGVKMLTIHLSGGSEMVRAAVAARKNDLLLLGVTVLTSSAEETLAETGVSGKTGEQVLRLARLGVANGIDGLVASPHEAKMLRAEFGEKIKIVTPGIRPAGSSPGDQKRFATPRDAIEAGADYLVIGRPIVAAADPKAAVQQVLAELT, from the coding sequence ATGAATTCGCGCCTGGCCGAGAAAATTATTGTGGCGCTCGATGTCGCCACCACCAGGGAAGCGCTGAAACTCGCGTCGCTTCTCGCCCAGGACGTCGGTTTTTTCAAAATCGGACTGCAAAGTTTCACCGCCAACGGGCCCGCGCTGGTCCGCTCGATTTCCGATCTCGGCCCAAGGGTTTTTCTCGATCTGAAGTTGCACGACATCCCGAACACCGTTGCGAAAGCGGTTGAGTCCGCCGGCGAGCTCGGCGTCAAAATGCTGACAATTCATTTGAGCGGCGGGAGCGAAATGGTTCGGGCGGCCGTCGCCGCGCGGAAAAACGACCTGCTGCTCCTTGGGGTAACGGTGCTCACCAGTTCGGCGGAAGAAACTCTCGCCGAGACCGGGGTTTCTGGGAAAACCGGCGAACAGGTTTTGCGCCTGGCGCGGCTCGGCGTCGCGAACGGAATCGATGGACTCGTGGCCAGCCCCCATGAAGCCAAAATGCTGCGCGCCGAATTTGGCGAGAAGATCAAGATTGTAACGCCGGGAATTCGGCCGGCGGGTTCGTCGCCCGGGGATCAAAAGCGTTTTGCGACGCCGCGCGACGCGATCGAAGCCGGGGCTGATTATTTGGTAATTGGGCGCCCAATCGTCGCGGCTGCGGATCCGAAGGCGGCCGTCCAACAAGTCCTCGCGGAACTTACCTGA
- the ispE gene encoding 4-(cytidine 5'-diphospho)-2-C-methyl-D-erythritol kinase: protein MEILAPAKINLSFRIKGRRADGFHEIETLMAPISLADRLTIERAGDDGRIRFSCDDPSLPVGDDNLAVRAARLFQETTRISAGLRIVLEKKVPHGAGLGGGSSDAASILLGLNELFATGLDATKLLELGAQLGSDVPFFIVRSPAICRGRGEIVVPTNLPARFQLLLVKPAFGVPTPWAYGRWKESREIPGVDYSPQEFGGVRFVNDLERPVFEKYVFLASLKNWLREQPGVGAALLSGSGSTVLAVLRESADGESLAALIRQKLDSSLWTQLCAT from the coding sequence ATGGAGATTTTGGCACCGGCGAAGATCAATCTGTCTTTTCGAATCAAAGGACGGCGCGCGGACGGTTTCCACGAAATCGAAACCCTCATGGCGCCCATTTCGCTCGCGGACCGGCTGACGATCGAGAGGGCAGGGGACGACGGGCGTATTCGCTTTTCCTGCGACGATCCTTCCCTGCCGGTGGGTGACGACAACCTGGCCGTGCGAGCGGCCAGACTTTTCCAGGAAACCACCCGGATTTCCGCTGGGCTCAGAATCGTTCTCGAAAAAAAGGTTCCGCACGGAGCCGGCCTGGGCGGTGGCAGCAGCGACGCCGCGTCGATCTTGCTCGGCCTGAACGAGCTTTTTGCTACCGGTCTCGACGCGACGAAACTGCTCGAGCTCGGGGCGCAGCTGGGTTCCGACGTTCCGTTTTTTATCGTCCGCTCGCCGGCGATTTGCCGTGGACGGGGTGAGATCGTCGTTCCGACCAACTTGCCCGCGCGTTTTCAACTGCTCCTGGTGAAACCGGCTTTTGGCGTTCCGACGCCGTGGGCTTACGGGAGATGGAAAGAATCCAGGGAGATTCCCGGCGTTGATTATTCCCCGCAGGAATTTGGCGGCGTCCGGTTCGTCAACGATCTCGAGCGGCCGGTGTTCGAGAAATATGTTTTTCTCGCATCCCTCAAGAACTGGCTTCGAGAGCAACCGGGCGTAGGCGCCGCCTTACTTTCGGGTTCTGGCTCGACGGTGCTCGCGGTCCTGCGCGAGAGCGCCGATGGAGAAAGCCTGGCGGCGCTCATCCGGCAGAAACTCGATTCGTCCCTGTGGACGCAGCTTTGCGCTACCTGA
- a CDS encoding succinate dehydrogenase/fumarate reductase iron-sulfur subunit translates to MNFRLKVWRQRDPKTKGKLVEYQATNVSPNTSFLEMLDVVNEGLIAKGEEPIAFDSDCREGICGTCSLTINGEAHGPDHPGAACEVYMRRFKDGATIVVEPFRAKPFPLIKDLVVDRSALDRIVQAGGFIAARAGSAPEANATLVPKHDADRAMEAAACIGCGACAAACPNASAMLFTAAKVSHLAFLPQGQPERTARVLKMVTAMDAEGFGNCTNTYECEAVCPASISASFIAKLNREYATASLRRNAGE, encoded by the coding sequence ATGAACTTTCGCCTCAAGGTCTGGCGGCAACGGGATCCGAAGACAAAAGGCAAACTTGTCGAATACCAGGCGACGAACGTGTCGCCGAACACGTCGTTCCTCGAGATGCTCGACGTGGTCAATGAAGGGTTGATCGCGAAGGGCGAAGAGCCGATCGCGTTTGATTCCGATTGCCGTGAGGGGATCTGCGGCACGTGCTCGCTCACGATTAACGGCGAAGCCCATGGACCCGATCACCCGGGTGCGGCCTGCGAGGTTTACATGCGGCGGTTCAAAGATGGCGCCACGATTGTGGTCGAGCCGTTCCGGGCCAAACCCTTCCCGCTCATCAAAGACCTGGTGGTCGACCGAAGCGCGCTGGATCGCATCGTGCAGGCGGGCGGATTTATCGCGGCTCGCGCCGGGTCGGCTCCGGAAGCGAACGCGACTCTTGTTCCGAAACACGACGCCGATCGCGCCATGGAAGCGGCGGCCTGCATCGGCTGCGGAGCGTGCGCGGCTGCGTGTCCCAACGCGTCCGCCATGCTCTTCACTGCTGCGAAAGTCTCGCACCTTGCGTTTCTTCCGCAGGGGCAACCGGAACGCACGGCGCGCGTTTTGAAAATGGTGACCGCGATGGATGCGGAAGGTTTTGGAAACTGCACCAACACCTATGAGTGCGAAGCCGTCTGCCCCGCTTCGATCAGCGCCAGTTTCATCGCCAAACTCAATCGCGAGTACGCCACTGCCAGTCTGCGCCGCAACGCCGGCGAATGA